The Castor canadensis chromosome 13, mCasCan1.hap1v2, whole genome shotgun sequence genome has a window encoding:
- the Tomm5 gene encoding mitochondrial import receptor subunit TOM5 homolog gives MFRIEGLAPKLDPEEMKRKMREDVISSIRNFLIYVALLRVTPFILKKLDSI, from the exons ATGTTCCGGATCGAGGGTCTCGCGCCGAAGCTGGACCCGGAGGAGATGAAGCGGAAGATGCGCGAGGATGTGATCTCCTCCATTCGGAACTTCCTCATCTACGTGGCCCTGCTGCGAGTCA ctcCGTTTATCTTAAAGAAACTGGACAGCATATGA